One Algoriphagus sp. Y33 genomic window, CATGCTTCTTGATGAAGCATCGGTGACCGGCACGGCGAATATCGTAATGGCTGCCGCAATGGCAGAAGGCACTACGACCATTTACAACGCTGCCTGCGAGCCTTACCTTCAGCAACTTTGTGACATGCTCAACCGCATGGGTGCAAAAATCTCCGGAGTTGGATCGAACTTACTTACTATCGAAGGCGTGGATAAACTGGGAGGAACCACCCACAAAATGCTTCCGGACATGATCGAAATCGGGTCATTTATCGGACTTGCAGCCATGACTCAGTCAGAAATTACGATTAAAGACTGCCAAATCCCACGACTTGGAATCATCCCCGAAACCTTCCGACGAATGGGCATCAAATTGGAATTCAGAGGCGATAACATCTTCGTTCCCGCCCAAAAACATTACGAAATAGAAACCTTTATTGATGGCTCCATTCTTACTGTGGCAGATGCCATTTGGCCGGGATTCACTCCTGATTTGCTCAGCATCGTCTTGGTGACAGCCACTCAGGCGAAGGGAACTGTGCTGGTTCATCAGAAAATGTTTGAGTCTAGATTGTTCTTTGTGGACAAACTGATCGACATGGGTGCGCAGATCATTCTTTGTGACCCTCATAGAGCTACCGTAATAGGTTTAGACAGAAAAACAGAGCTACGGGGAATCAGAATGACATCCCCGGATATTCGTGCCGGAGTAGCATTGCTTATCGCAGCACTTTCGGCTAGCGGGACATCTATCATCGACAATATCGAGCAGATCGACCGAGGCTATCAGAACATTGACGAGAGACTGCGGGCTTTGGGAGCAGATATTGAGAGAATCTCATAAAAACAGTATTATTCTAGTGAAAGAGGGTTCTGGATTCAGAGCCCTCTTTTTTTGAAGTTTGTGCTTATTCACAGAGATCGTAGTTGGTCACCTGAGGTATTTACTCTGGCATTTGTGTTCGCAAATGCCAGGGTAAATAGATCGTTCTGAATCCCCAGACGTTTTCTTAACACTTACACCGATTGCTAAAGACTGATCATTTATTACATTGAATCTGCTTCTCCGAAGGGTGAATCTAATCTGCACTTTCATCCCCGCTCGTGGAATGATAGTTCATGGATGTTTTCCCTTTTGAGCTTTACCAAAAAGTTCAACGAATAAAACAACAGGCCTTCTGGCCTCTTTATCCCCACGCTATCAGCCATATAGAAATAAATTCTGCTTCAACAATCAAGGCCATCTTTTTATCTATAGAGAACGTCACTATTTGTATTCAAAATAAATTCACCGCCAATATTCTTTCATTTCTTTCCTTTTCGGAATTTTTGGTAAATTCTGGCTCGATAAGCCAAAACAACCTATTATGTCAAAGAAAAAACTCCGTAGCCAAGACTGGTACGGACGCACCGGAAAAGACGGATTTATATATCGCTCCTGGATGAAGAACCAGGGATTTCCCCATCACTTATTTGAAGGAGACAAGCCTGTAATCGGAATTTGCAACACCTGGTCTGAGCTTACTCCCTGTAATGCACATTTCAGAGATCTGGCAGAAGCACTAAAGCGTGGAATCTGGGAAGCTGGCGGCTTTCCCTTAGAATTCCCTGTGATGTCTTTGGGAGAATGCTCCGTAAAGCCTACTGCGATGCTTTTCCGCAATCTCGCCAGTATGGATGTGGAGGAAAGCATCCGTGCCAATCCTATGGACGGTGTAGTCCTAATGTGTGGCTGTGACAAAACCACCCCCTCACTTGTCATGGGAGCGGCTTCTGTGGATTTGCCCGCTATCGTTCTTTCGGGCGGGCCAATGTTGGTAGGGAGGTATAAAGGCAAGAAAATAGGAACTTCAGATGTATGGAGATTTGCAGAGGATTTCAAACTAGGCAAAATGTCCCAAGAAGAGTTTATAGAAGCTGAAGCAGCAATGTCACGCTCTGTAGGTCATTGCGCTCCTATGGGAACAGCATCCACTATGGCCGGCATGGTTGAGTCACTTGGCCTTTCTCTTCCTGACAATGCTACGATCCCGGCTGCAGATTCCCGAAGAAAAGTATTGGCTCACATGACTGGAATGCGCATCGTAGAGATGGTGAATGAGGATCTGAAAATGAGCAAAATCCTGACCCGTAAGGCATTCGAAAACTCAATCATGGTGAATGCCGCTTTGGGAGGATCCACCAATTTCATTTTACACCTTACAGCCATTGCCAAACGAATCGGAGTAGACATTGATTTGACTGATTTTGATAAATTTTCTTCCATTATCCCGCTGATTGCAAACGTGCAACCTTCGGGAGAGCATTGGGTGGAGGACTTATTTTATGCAGGAGGACTCCCTGCGGTAATGAAAGAAATAGAGCGACACCTACACCGTGATTCTATCACTGCAAATGGCAAATCAATAGGTGAAAATATTGAAAAAGCCGAATGCTATGACAGAAATCTAATTGGCACATTTGAAAACCCAATCAAGCCCGATTCGGGAATTGCAGTGTTGAAAGGTAATCTATGTCCAAATGGAGCGGTGATCAAACCATCTGCAGCGACACCTAGTTTATTGACCCACATGGGACGGGCAGTAGTATTTGAAAATATTGATGATTATAAAGCCCGAATTGATTCTCCGGATTTGGACATAGATGAAACCTGTGTGATGGTAATGAAGAACGTCGGACCAAAAGGCTATCCCGGAATGCCGGAAGTGGGTAATATGGGATTACCGGAAAAGCTACTCAAAAAAGGCATAAAAGACATGGTGCGTATTTCTGACGGTAGAATGAGCGGTACAGGATACGGTACTGTTATTCTGCACGTGTCTCCCGAATCAGCCATTGGAGGTCCTTTGGCATTTGTCCAAAATGGTGATATGATCGAGCTAAATGTACCCGCTAGAACTCTAAATCTAATGATCACTGATGAGGAATTTGAGAAACGAAGAGCAATATTCAAGCCATTGAATCTACCCTACGAGCGAGGGTATGTCAACCTTTTCCTAGACAAAGTAAATCAAGCCCACGACGGAGTGGATTTTGATTTCCTTCAGGGAGGCTCTGGATCCGAAGTAAAACGAGATTCTCATTAAGCACCTAGCCCTGTCAGATTTTGAAAATCCGGCAGGGCTTTCTGAAAAAGTAAAAATGAAAACCCAAAAAGTCGCCATTATCACAGGAGCCGGGCAGGGAATTGGATTGGCTATTGCCGAGAAACTCGCTGCACAAAGCATTAATTTAATATTAAATGATCTGGAAGAGGGCTTGATCACCGAAGCATGCAAGCGGATCAGCCATGTACATGGCGTATCTGCACATGCCATTCCCGGTGATGCTGCTTTGGAAGATGTAATCAATGCGCTAATCGCAGCTGCACTCAGAAATTTTGGCTCCCTCGATATTGTGGTTGCCAATTCAGGGATCACACTTTTCGGGGCTTTTTTGGAGTACTCCCGAGAAGACTTTATGCAAGTGACCCAGATCAATCAGGCGGGAACTTTCTTTCTGGCCCAGGCTGCTGCAAGAGTGATGAAGGATCAGCCCAATGGAGGAGCATTGCTTTTCACTTCATCCGTCACAGCCCACCAGAGTCATGAAAATCTCGCTGCTTATGCTATGAGTAAAGCGGCAATAGAGATGCTCGCAAAAAACTTGGTGCTTGAGCTTACTCCTTTTAAGATTCGGGTGAACACCATTGCCCCAGGAGCCACGGTAACCGCAAGAACAACACTTGACCCTGACTATGAATCTACCTGGTCGAAGCTCACTCCCCTGGGTCGGCCCGCCGCAGTTCAGGACATAGCAAATGCCGCAGCATTTTTGGTCTCCGATGAAGCAGAGCATATTACAGGACAAACACTGATCATCGACGGAGGCTGGACCTGTGTCAGCCCTTCTCCATATACTTAAGAAAAATCTAACTACATGGCCGTAAACTGACAGCACCCAAAGGAAAAATATCTCAGGTAGTGAAGTTTTTTTGACTAGGACTAAAAAGGGAGCTCTGCAAGTCCTTTCTAATTTGCCGAAAATAATCATCTTTACCTTCAGTCCTCGATAAAGCTGTATCAATTAGCTGAATATCAGGAGGAAAAAAAACGGGTGAAAATACAATCTAAATTCTAAGTCTGTTAACTTTATAAAAACAGAAGTTATGAAACACCTCTCCTTCATTCTACTGCTTGTCTGCATGTTGCAGGCCTGCCAACCCAAAGAGACGACACCGGATACCTTGCCAATGAAAGTTGCAATGGCCTATGGTTTTGACAAATTTGACAAGGTCAATTCCATAGCCTATACTTGGAATGTGCAGCGTGACTCTGTGAATGTGATGACTAGAGATTGGAAGTGGAACATAAAAGACCGTACAGTTTATTACGCCACTGCTGACACCAGCTACACCTATAGTCTGGATATGCCCGCCGACTCTTTGCCTGATGCAGACAAAGGATTTATCAATGATAAATACTGGATGATGTACCCATTTCAGTTGGCTTGGGATTCAGGTTATGACTATGAAACGGAGGAAAATGTACCAACTCCGATTTCAGGAACTAGCTCAACTAAGCTGACAATCGTGTATAATGGTGCAGATGGCTATACACCGGGAGATGCATACGACCTTTATTTGGACGAAAACAACATGATTTTGGAATGGGTTTTCCGCAGAGGAAATGGAGCAGAAGGCAGACCATTCACCTGGGAGAATGTTGAACAGTTTGGCCCGATCAAACTGGCAACCACTCATGCAAATCAAGAAGGTCAAAAGACAATCTGGTTTTCCAATATATCTGTAAATTAACCTACCCACAAACTTTAAAATTAGCCGTTTGCCATCTATCAAACGGCTTTTTTTATCTCTTTACCCTAAATTGAACCCCAACGACTTCCCAAAATAAAACCTCTTTTTCAGAATGAAATCAAACAGAAGAAATTTCATTAAGCAAACAGGCTTACTTGCCAGCGCGGGATTGATTACCAATCCATTTGCTGCTTTTTCTACTTCCCTAAAAACCTACACTGTGGGTGAAATCATAGACTTGTTCGTCGCGCAAGTCCCTAATTCCCCCTTCGCACAGACAGTGGATACCTTGAAATCAGGGAACAAAAACCAAGTCGTCACGGGCATTGTCACCACCATGTTTGCCACGATTACAGTAATCCGAAAAGCCATTGAACTCAATGCAAATTTCATTATTGCCCATGAACCTACTTTTTATAATCATCTGGATGAAACTACTTGGCTTGACAATGACCCTATCTACGAATTCAAACGAAAGCTTCTTGATGAACATGGAATTGCAGTTTGGCGAAACCACGATTATGTCCATAGTCTTGAAATCGACGGAGTACAGGCAGGTGTCGTAAGAGAATTGGATTGGGAGGCGTTTTACAAACAAGATGCAGTTTTAAATCTCCCTGAGACAACACTTGGTGATTTGATCTCCCACGTGAAGTCAAAAATGAATTTACCGGCACTTCGCTACGTCGGCGACCTTTCTCAAAAAGCAAGCAAAATACTTCTCCTGCCGGGAGCAATTGGTGGAAGAAGACAAATCGAGTTGCTTATGAAAGAAAAACCGGATGTATTGATCTGTGGAGAAAGTCCTGAATGGGAAACACCTGAGTACGTTCGAAATGCAAATGAAATGGGAGAAAAGCTCGGACTGATTGTCATTGGCCATTCGGCAAGCGAAGAGGGCGGTTCTGGGTTTATGGCCGAGTGGATTAGGAAAAATACCCTGGGAGTTCCTGTATCCCATATCCCCTCCGGGAATTCCCTACTGGTAAAATAAGTAATTATTAGAACAGAAAAAACCGAAGGACATTCCACACTATTGCCTCTCAGTAAAAAATTCTTTGGAATCATATTCAGCTTTGGTAAATTAAAAGTCTAACAAGTTGAACTCAACCATGACTCCCATAAAGAATTTGAATCGAAGAGAATTCCTTGGCTCCGCAGCCACTGTAGCGGCATCTATTTCTATTGTCCCATCCAATGTGATCGCCGGGCTTGGGAAAATTCCTCCTTCCGATCAAATCACCGTTGCAAATATTGGTTGTGGCACTCAAGGCCTACGGGAAATGGGAGAGCTATTACAAAACCCAAAAGTTCGCGTAATTGCCGTTTGCGATGTGAATAAATACTCGGAAAATTACATTGACTGGTCACCTTATGGCATACGGGATGATATCCGAAAAACACTTGGTGATGATACATGGTGGAATAAAGTCAAAGGAATTCCCGGAGGAAGAGATGCGGGCCAAGCCTATGTAGAAAAATACTACTCAAAAAATAGCTCCGCAGGAACTTACAGTGGCTGCGCATCCTATGAGGATTTTCGGGAACTTTTTGCTCAAGAAAAAGGAATCGACGCAGTCAAAGTGATGACCCCGGACCATACGCATGCTTCTATCGCTATAGCTGCAATGAATAACGGAATACATGTAGTGACTCACAAGCCTATTTCCAACAGACTTCTAGAAGGGAGAAAAGTGATAGAAAAAGCTAAATCAAGTAAAGTGATCACACACTTGCTTGCTTGGTCAGACCGTCCCGAATATCGCCTAATAAAAGCTTGGATGGATGCTGGCCTAATTGGAGAATTGAAAGAAATACACAATTGGTCCTATAGACCTGTTTGGCAACAGTGGACTCAGCGCCCTTCGGGGTTCGAAACCATTCCCGCAGGTTTTAATTGGAATCTTTGGCTGGGGCCTGTTCCCGAAATGGATTACCACAAAAACTACACGCACAATGTATTCCGGGGATGGTTTGATTTCGGCGGAGGTTCGGTGGCTGATATGGGACATTACAGCCTCTTCCCCCTATTTGAAACCCTGGGCATCAGTAATTCTCCCCTAAGCGCCAAGGCATACGGAACTACTACACGCGAGGAAATAAACGGTGTCTATCACTGGATAGACAATGATGTGGCTTTTCCTGCAAGCTGTATGATCAAATGGAAATTTCCCAAACAAGCAGATCTACCTGCTTTTGACCTGCTCTGGTATGATGGAGGGATGAAGCCATTTGCTCCAGAGGAACTGGAAGCAGATAACAAAGACACACCTGAGGAAGGATTGCTGATTGTGGGAACCAAAGGCAAAATATTAGGCGGATTCAGAGGAGAAAATCCTGCTCTACTTCCGGAAAGCAAAATGGCCGGTCGTCCGGTATCCGAACGAATTGATTCTGGAAGTGTGGAGAGAAGCACTTCAGCATGGGTGGAAGCAATCCAATCTGGAGCACAAACCCCAGGAAGCTTCATCCGTGCCCAGACCATCACAGACACCATCAACCTTGGTGCT contains:
- the murA gene encoding UDP-N-acetylglucosamine 1-carboxyvinyltransferase, whose product is MGSFRVNGGIKLKGEIIPQGAKNEALQILCAVLLTAEKITITKIPNIVDVNKLIELLGDMGVKVTKEGPETYTFQADEVNLDFMETEEFLKKASALRGSVMLLGPLLARFGTGKLSKPGGDKIGRRRMDTHFTGFQKLGAKFNYDAKNEIFHIDGKNLKGCYMLLDEASVTGTANIVMAAAMAEGTTTIYNAACEPYLQQLCDMLNRMGAKISGVGSNLLTIEGVDKLGGTTHKMLPDMIEIGSFIGLAAMTQSEITIKDCQIPRLGIIPETFRRMGIKLEFRGDNIFVPAQKHYEIETFIDGSILTVADAIWPGFTPDLLSIVLVTATQAKGTVLVHQKMFESRLFFVDKLIDMGAQIILCDPHRATVIGLDRKTELRGIRMTSPDIRAGVALLIAALSASGTSIIDNIEQIDRGYQNIDERLRALGADIERIS
- a CDS encoding IlvD/Edd family dehydratase translates to MSKKKLRSQDWYGRTGKDGFIYRSWMKNQGFPHHLFEGDKPVIGICNTWSELTPCNAHFRDLAEALKRGIWEAGGFPLEFPVMSLGECSVKPTAMLFRNLASMDVEESIRANPMDGVVLMCGCDKTTPSLVMGAASVDLPAIVLSGGPMLVGRYKGKKIGTSDVWRFAEDFKLGKMSQEEFIEAEAAMSRSVGHCAPMGTASTMAGMVESLGLSLPDNATIPAADSRRKVLAHMTGMRIVEMVNEDLKMSKILTRKAFENSIMVNAALGGSTNFILHLTAIAKRIGVDIDLTDFDKFSSIIPLIANVQPSGEHWVEDLFYAGGLPAVMKEIERHLHRDSITANGKSIGENIEKAECYDRNLIGTFENPIKPDSGIAVLKGNLCPNGAVIKPSAATPSLLTHMGRAVVFENIDDYKARIDSPDLDIDETCVMVMKNVGPKGYPGMPEVGNMGLPEKLLKKGIKDMVRISDGRMSGTGYGTVILHVSPESAIGGPLAFVQNGDMIELNVPARTLNLMITDEEFEKRRAIFKPLNLPYERGYVNLFLDKVNQAHDGVDFDFLQGGSGSEVKRDSH
- a CDS encoding SDR family NAD(P)-dependent oxidoreductase encodes the protein MKTQKVAIITGAGQGIGLAIAEKLAAQSINLILNDLEEGLITEACKRISHVHGVSAHAIPGDAALEDVINALIAAALRNFGSLDIVVANSGITLFGAFLEYSREDFMQVTQINQAGTFFLAQAAARVMKDQPNGGALLFTSSVTAHQSHENLAAYAMSKAAIEMLAKNLVLELTPFKIRVNTIAPGATVTARTTLDPDYESTWSKLTPLGRPAAVQDIANAAAFLVSDEAEHITGQTLIIDGGWTCVSPSPYT
- a CDS encoding Nif3-like dinuclear metal center hexameric protein yields the protein MKSNRRNFIKQTGLLASAGLITNPFAAFSTSLKTYTVGEIIDLFVAQVPNSPFAQTVDTLKSGNKNQVVTGIVTTMFATITVIRKAIELNANFIIAHEPTFYNHLDETTWLDNDPIYEFKRKLLDEHGIAVWRNHDYVHSLEIDGVQAGVVRELDWEAFYKQDAVLNLPETTLGDLISHVKSKMNLPALRYVGDLSQKASKILLLPGAIGGRRQIELLMKEKPDVLICGESPEWETPEYVRNANEMGEKLGLIVIGHSASEEGGSGFMAEWIRKNTLGVPVSHIPSGNSLLVK
- a CDS encoding Gfo/Idh/MocA family protein; translated protein: MTPIKNLNRREFLGSAATVAASISIVPSNVIAGLGKIPPSDQITVANIGCGTQGLREMGELLQNPKVRVIAVCDVNKYSENYIDWSPYGIRDDIRKTLGDDTWWNKVKGIPGGRDAGQAYVEKYYSKNSSAGTYSGCASYEDFRELFAQEKGIDAVKVMTPDHTHASIAIAAMNNGIHVVTHKPISNRLLEGRKVIEKAKSSKVITHLLAWSDRPEYRLIKAWMDAGLIGELKEIHNWSYRPVWQQWTQRPSGFETIPAGFNWNLWLGPVPEMDYHKNYTHNVFRGWFDFGGGSVADMGHYSLFPLFETLGISNSPLSAKAYGTTTREEINGVYHWIDNDVAFPASCMIKWKFPKQADLPAFDLLWYDGGMKPFAPEELEADNKDTPEEGLLIVGTKGKILGGFRGENPALLPESKMAGRPVSERIDSGSVERSTSAWVEAIQSGAQTPGSFIRAQTITDTINLGAVALRAGEKVDFDASALEITNDKDANKFLTREYRKGWEI